One window from the genome of Cucumis melo cultivar AY chromosome 10, USDA_Cmelo_AY_1.0, whole genome shotgun sequence encodes:
- the LOC103489181 gene encoding PLASMODESMATA CALLOSE-BINDING PROTEIN 3 produces the protein MAVFVFFVFFLALTGRSCANYCLCRDGVGQSVLQKALDYACGNGADCAAILSNGACFQPNTVKDHCNYAVNSYFQRKGQVQGSCDFNGAATPSVTLTASVPSGCVYPSSPSNAGTSPTNGGTTPTNGGTTPTMTPGTPSTTTPGMTPTVFGNGISPSGSGTGFNDGSGGVGFNENRNLLLAVGLTLWLSVLFLWG, from the exons ATGGCTGTTTTTGTGTTCTTTGTGTTTTTTCTTGCGCTAACTGGTCGATCTT GTGCGAACTATTGCTTGTGTAGAGATGGGGTTGGTCAATCCGTCCTTCAAAAGGCACTGGACTATGCCTGTGGAAATGGAGCTGACTGTGCTGCAATCCTCTCCAATGGCGCTTGTTTTCAGCCCAACACTGTTAAAGATCACTGCAATTACGCTGTCAACAGTTATTTCCAGCGAAAGGGGCAAGTCCAAGGAAGCTGTGACTTCAACGGCGCCGCCACGCCCAGCGTTACCCTCACTGCCT cTGTGCCCTCTGGTTGCGTCTATCCTTCTAGCCCCAG CAATGCGGGAACATCGCCAACGAACGGTGGAACTACGCCGACGAACGGTGGAACTACGCCGACGATGACACCAGGGACGCCGTCGACGACGACTCCAGGAATGACACCGACGGTGTTCGGTAACGGAATAAGCCCGAGTGGGAGCGGCACCGGGTTCAACGACGGTAGCGGCGGCGTGGGTTTCAATGAAAATAGGAACTTGCTTTTGGCAGTGGGGCTAACTCTGTGGCTTTCCGTATTGTTTCTCTGGGGATGA
- the LOC103489184 gene encoding ureide permease 1-like, protein MYLVETKEGAIACMILSLVFLGTYPVLLSLPERRGRLPQHIFLDYSIANYLAAVIFSLTLGQLGKSSPDRPNFIQQLSQDNWPSVIFAMAGGLALSIGNLSAQYALAFVGLSTTAVLTCSIIVVLGSTMNYFLDGKINRAEILFPGVACFLLAVCLGSAVHSSNTADIKTKLESLSTDSKNESKAIDVSSISVESAENANCSLRNAEAGTADFIVQVENRRSIKVSGKSTLVGLCIIFFAGVSLSFFSPAFNLATNDQWHTLKEGIPHLSVYTAFFYFSTSFFVLAFVINLILLYFPILNLPKTSFKGYLTDWNGRGLALLAGLLCGFGNGLEFMGGQAAGYAAADSVQAFPLVSTFWGVVLFGEYRRSSRKTYTLLASMLFMFTVAVVVLMASSGHRHEIGVGKSCKSSYVCMS, encoded by the exons ATGTATTTAGTGGAGACTAAAGAAGGGGCTATAGCATGTATGATATTGTCTCTCGTATTTTTGGGAACCTACCCTGTTCTTTTGAGTCTTCCTGAACGGCGGGGGCGTCTTCCTCAGCATATTTTTCTTGATTACTCCATCGCAAATTATTTAGCTGCTGTAATATTTTCTTTGACACTTGGTCAGCTTGGAAAGAGCTCACCAGATAGACCAAATTTTATCCAACAGCTTTCTCAG GATAATTGGCCTTCTGTTATATTTGCCATGGCTGGTGGTTTAGCGCTGAGTATTGGGAATCTTTCAGCTCAATATGCTTTGGCGTTTGTTGGTTTATCAACAACAGCAGTGCTCACTTGTAGCATAATAGTAGTTTTAG gcTCAACCATGAACTATTTTCTCGATGGCAAAATTAATCGAGCAGAGATTCTTTTCCCTGGTGTTGCTTGCTTCTTGCTTGCAGTTTGTCTTGGCTCTGCTGTTCACTCGTCCAACACAGCCGATATCAAAACAAAGTTGGAAAGCTTGTCCACGGATTCCAAAAATGAGTCAAA GGCAATTGATGTTTCTTCAATTTCAG TTGAATCAGCGGAGAACGCCAATTGTTCGTTGCGAAATGCAGAAGCTGGAACTGCAGACTTTATTGTTCAAGTTGAAAACAGAAGATCCATCAAG GTGTCTGGTAAGAGCACACTAGTTGGATTGTGCATAATTTTCTTTGCTGGTGTTTCCCTTTCATTCTTCTCACCTGCATTCAATTTGGCTACAAATGATCAATGGCACACTCTCAAGGAAGGCATCCCACATTTGTCTGTCTATACCGCATTTTTCTACTTCTCGACATCATTTTTCGTCTTGGCCTTTGTTATTAACCTCATCTTGCTTTACTTTCCTATACTAAACTTACCCAAAACATCATTCAAGGGATATCTGACTGATTGGAATGGTAGAGGATTGGCTTTGTTGGCTGGTCTTTTATGTGGATTTGGCAATGGTTTGGAGTTCATGGGTGGTCAAGCTGCTGGTTATGCAGCAGCAGATTCTGTTCAG GCATTTCCACTTGTGAGCACGTTTTGGGGGGTAGTTTTGTTTGGAGAATACCGAAGATCGTCAAGAAAAACATACACTTTGCTAGCGAGCATGTTGTTTATGTTCACAGTGGCTGTTGTGGTTCTAATGGCTTCATCAGGACATAGACATGAGATAGGTGTTGGAAAATCATGTAAAAGCTCTTACGTTTGTATGAGTTAG